The genomic segment GGGTGGCGCGCATTACCAAGCAGGCCGGGGGACGTGAGCGCGAAAACCGTTGCTCGACAGGGATTCTGCGGGCGGGCGTCAGGTCCGTTCGTGGCAGAGGTTGCCGCATGTCCTCGGCGGCGACCACCACAGTTTCAGACCCGTGAGACTCGAGCACAGTACCGGCACCCGACGATAGGGCTGCCTGCGGGAACGCGTGTTCTGACGAACATTGCGCGCGGCCGGAATCATTCGCCGGCGAAAACCGTACCTAATAGTTTGATTAAGCGGGTAACCGATGAATAGGAGTTGGCTACACGGAGAGAAATCTGCGACACGCTCGATTCATTCGTATGACCACCCCGGCAATTGCCCCCGGGTTCGCCCACGCCCCTTCACGCGCCCTTTCTAGGCACCACCTTGGGCCGCGACGCCACCACGTGGGTCGCACTCGTTCCGGCCCGGCCCACCATTTCGGCCGGTTTGTCATCACCCGCGGCCGCCCGCGCCGGCATCGGCACGCCGCTGGTCGATCCGACCGGCTCCGCCACGGCGCCGGATGCGCCGGCACCCGCCATCGCCGAGCTGACGATCGGGGCCGGCGTCGAGCCCTGCCAGACCGGGGGCACCGATATCGCGCCCACCAACCGCGCCCTACCCAGACTGGCCGAGATGGAGGAGCCCCAACTCCCGTCGCCGCTCATCATTCTCATCGCCGGGGCGGTCGAACTGACGGTCTGGGACGCGCCCGGGGCCGCCATATTCGTCGCACCGGCCAGCGACGTCACCGGCGCGGTCCCTTGGGCCAGCGCCATCATCGGCGGCAACGCGGTCGCCGGATACACCCCGATCTGGGCCACCGACATCAACGACGAAACCGGCGCCGACGTGACTATCGACCCCACCTGGGTCAACGCGGACTGAATCGCGGTCACCGCCGAAGAAAAGCCCGGGCCGAATATCTGACCCCCCACCGACGACAACGCCCCGGTGAATTGCGCCGCCAACGTGCTCAGCGGCGTTGTCAGCAATCCGGCCAGACTCGACGGTGCCGAACTGATCGACGGCAACGCCGCCATGACGGATTGCGCCCCAGCGTGATACCCGAACATCGCCATCACGTCCTGAAGCCACATTTCCATGTATTCGAATTCGGTGGCCGCGATTGCCGCCGTGTTCTGGCCCAGAATGTTCGTCGCGATCAACACCATTAGCTGGATACGGTTCGCTGCGATCGCCGCGGGAGGCACCGTCGCGGCGAATGCCGACTCGTACGACGTCGCCGCCACCCGGGCCTGCACGGCCGACATCGAGGCGTGCGCCGCTGCGGTGTGCAACCACTGCAAATACGGCGCAGCCGCCTGCGTCATCGACTCCGACGACGGGCCTGTCCACTGCCCGTTCGAGGCCAGGCCCGAGACCACGGAATCGAAGGACGACGCCGACGCCCACATGTCGGCGGCCAGGCCGTCCCAGGCAGCGGCCGCAGCCAACAGCGGCCCTGAGCCTGCTCCTCCGTACATCAGGGCCGAGTTGATCTCCGGCGGCAAAAACGCAAAATCCAGAACCATCTACTACCTCGACACGACCAGCCGTTTCAACGGCTTTACAACTGCACCCCGACAGTCACAGCGACTGGACACTGCGTATAACACTAAGGCCGGATCGTAGGGCAGCACTACACCAAAATGGCCCGGTTTGTCGAAATAGTCGGTTAAACGACCGTTAGGCGCCCTTGAGTCGAACCGCCAAGTAGTCGGCGACAGCATCCATGGCCACCCGCTCCTGCGTCATCGCGTCGCGTTCCCGCACGGTGACGGCGTTGTCCTCCAAGGAGTCGAAATCCACCGTCACACAGAACGGCGTGCCGACCTCGTCCTGGCGCCGGTAGCGGCGCCCGATCGCGCCGGCGTCGTCGAAATCGATGTTCCACGACTTCCGCAATTCGGCGGCCAGGTCCCGCGCCTTGGGGCTCAGGTCGGCATGCCGGGACAACGGCAGCACCGCCGCCTTGACCGGGGCCAGCCGGTGGTCCAGGCGAAGCACGGTGCGCTTGTCCACGCCGCCCTTGGCGTTGGGGGCTTCGTCCTCGGCATAGGCATCGATCAAAAACGCCATGAACGACCGGGTCAGTCCGGCCGCGGGTTCAATCACGTACGGCGTGTAGCGGGTGTCGCTGGCCTGATCATAGAAGGACAGGTCGGCGCCGGAATGTTTTGCGTGCGTTGACAAGTCGAAATCGGTCCGGTTGGCGATGCCCTCCAGCTCACCCCACGGGTTGCCCTGGAACCCGAACTTGTACTCGATGTCAACGGTGCGGTCGGAATAGTGCGACAGCTTGTCCTTGGGGTGCTCGTAGAGCCGCAGGTTCTCGGGGGTGATGCCGAGGTCGGTGTACCACTGGTGCCGGGTGTCGATCCAGTACTGGTGCCACTGTTTGGCGGTCGACGGCTCGACGAAGAACTCCATCTCCATCTGCTCGAACTCGCGGGTGCGGAAGATGAAGTTCCCCGGGGTGATCTCGTTGCGAAAGCTCTTACCGATCTGCCCGATGCCGAATGGCGGCTTGCGCCGCGCGGTGGTCACCACGTTGGCGAAGTTGACGAAGATGCCCTGGGCGGTTTCGGGCCGCAGGTAGTGCAGCCCTTCCTCGGTCTCGATCGGGCCGAGGTAGGTCTTGAGCATCATGTTGAATTCGCGCGGCTCGGTCCACTGACCTGGCTCCCCAGTCTCGGGGTCGCGGATATCGGCCAGTCCGTTGGGCGGCGGATGCCCGTGTTTGGCCTCGTAGGCCTCGATCAGGTGGTCGGCGCGATAGCGCTTGTGGGTGATCAGCGATTCCACCAGCGGGTCGTGGAACACCTCGACGTGGCCGGAGGCCACCCAGACCTGCCGCGGCAGGATGATCGAC from the Mycobacterium lentiflavum genome contains:
- a CDS encoding glycine--tRNA ligase — protein: MDHRVASVIDTVVNLAKRRGFVYPSGEIYGGTKSAWDYGPLGVELKENIKRQWWRAVVTGRDDVVGLDSSIILPRQVWVASGHVEVFHDPLVESLITHKRYRADHLIEAYEAKHGHPPPNGLADIRDPETGEPGQWTEPREFNMMLKTYLGPIETEEGLHYLRPETAQGIFVNFANVVTTARRKPPFGIGQIGKSFRNEITPGNFIFRTREFEQMEMEFFVEPSTAKQWHQYWIDTRHQWYTDLGITPENLRLYEHPKDKLSHYSDRTVDIEYKFGFQGNPWGELEGIANRTDFDLSTHAKHSGADLSFYDQASDTRYTPYVIEPAAGLTRSFMAFLIDAYAEDEAPNAKGGVDKRTVLRLDHRLAPVKAAVLPLSRHADLSPKARDLAAELRKSWNIDFDDAGAIGRRYRRQDEVGTPFCVTVDFDSLEDNAVTVRERDAMTQERVAMDAVADYLAVRLKGA
- a CDS encoding PPE family protein, producing the protein MVLDFAFLPPEINSALMYGGAGSGPLLAAAAAWDGLAADMWASASSFDSVVSGLASNGQWTGPSSESMTQAAAPYLQWLHTAAAHASMSAVQARVAATSYESAFAATVPPAAIAANRIQLMVLIATNILGQNTAAIAATEFEYMEMWLQDVMAMFGYHAGAQSVMAALPSISSAPSSLAGLLTTPLSTLAAQFTGALSSVGGQIFGPGFSSAVTAIQSALTQVGSIVTSAPVSSLMSVAQIGVYPATALPPMMALAQGTAPVTSLAGATNMAAPGASQTVSSTAPAMRMMSGDGSWGSSISASLGRARLVGAISVPPVWQGSTPAPIVSSAMAGAGASGAVAEPVGSTSGVPMPARAAAGDDKPAEMVGRAGTSATHVVASRPKVVPRKGA